The following are encoded together in the Glycine soja cultivar W05 chromosome 5, ASM419377v2, whole genome shotgun sequence genome:
- the LOC114413738 gene encoding protection of telomeres protein 1b-like isoform X1, whose translation MSSRKRTGMREGYEFMPIRDVGRSVGQKAKLIGVILDFGFPKKSKGTDFCCCLRIIDETHHQISMAINMFEENVERLPRLAAVGDVVVLCCVEVKSFKGEVNVTFNKRFSSFGLYKGKDGDDLDPYHVSSYFHHVREDESLIVKLRKWLMNFQPHEDSSNFPMLREIKEETSVNLACKILHFCETAKDEWIIFSWDGTNTPSNVICSKLEEEINCPLPLQLEPLPLSREVLCTLPVAGSILRIMFDKVVVKNHLHLLNVDKWVKFMNIHLKVVDGLWLGVFSPQSRLRYTPNEDSLIVERQRLSDEQLFPKPLFITEEVNQDHATPVTLMTVLTHSKVTAKFKCVVRVVAAMPYLAKNLLSSIGKYRMQLTLEDSTARVHAFVTGKDGVRSNFNLSVDFRILGTNYTPCTYSFYSNDVTLYYLVAVTVFNLYSWHLFALDIQTKITILPNYFVICLCSV comes from the exons ATGAGTAGTAGAAAGAGAACGGGGATGCGGGAAGGTTACGAGTTTATGCCAATACGAGATGTTGGTAGATCTGTTGGCCAGAAAGCCAAGTTGATTGGGGTTATTCTTGACTTCGGCTTTCCAAAGAAAtccaagggcactg ATTTTTGTTGTTGCCTAAGAATAATTGATGAAACACATCACCAAATCTCCATGGCTATTAACATGTTTGAGGAAAATGTAGAAAGACTTCCCCGTCTTGCTGCTGTCGGGGATGTAGTTGTGCTTTGTTGTGTTGAG GTAAAATCATTTAAAGGGGAAGTAAATGTTACTTTCAACAAGagattttcctcttttggttTATATAAAGGCAAAGATGGTGATGATTTGGATCCTTATCacgtttcttcttattttcaccACGTACGTGAAGACGAGAGCTTAATAGTTAAGCTTAGAAAATGGCTGATGAATTTTCAGCCTCACGAAG ATTCGAGTAATTTCCCCATGTTAAGAGAAATCAAGGAAGAAACTTCTGTTAATTTGGCATGCAAG ATCCTTCATTTTTGCGAGACTGCTAAAGATGAGTGGATTATATTTTCTTGGGATGGTACTAACACTCCTTCAAATGTCATATGTTCAAA GCTTGAAGAGGAAATTAACTGTCCACTTCCTTTACAACTAGAACCCTTGCCTTTGTCAAGAGAGGTTCTATGTACTTTGCCTGTTGCTGGATCCATCTTGAGGATAATGTTTGATAAAGTCGTTGTGAAAAATCATCTGCACCTTTTAAATGTTGATAAATGGGTCAAATTTATGAATATTCATCTTAAGGTGGTTGATGGACTATGGCTTGGTGTTTTTTCCCCTCAATCAAGACTTCGATATACACCAAATGAGGACAGTCTGATTGTAGAACGTCAAAG GTTGTCTGATGAGCAGTTATTTCCTAAGCCTTTATTTATTACAG AAGAAGTTAATCAAGATCATGCGACTCCTGTTACTTTAATGACTGTCCTCACTCATTCAAAG GTGACCGCTAAATTCAAGTGTGTTGTTCGAGTGGTAGCAGCAATGCCATACCTAGCTAAAAATCTGTTGTCTAGTATTGGGAAATATAGAATGCAGCTAACATTAGAGGATTCAACGGCTAGAGTTCATGCTTTTGTTACTGGCAAGGATGGGGTTAGATCAAATTTTAACTTGTCTGTTGATTTTAGGATTCTCGGCACCAATTACACTCCATGCACTTATAGTTTTTACTCAAATGATGTTACACTTTACTATTTAGTTGCTGTTACTGTTTTCAATTTGTATTCTTGGCATTTATTTGCACTAGACATACAAACAAAGATTACAATTTTGcctaattattttgttatttgtttgtGTTCAGTTTAG
- the LOC114413738 gene encoding protection of telomeres protein 1b-like isoform X3, whose amino-acid sequence MSSRKRTGMREGYEFMPIRDVGRSVGQKAKLIGVILDFGFPKKSKGTDFCCCLRIIDETHHQISMAINMFEENVERLPRLAAVGDVVVLCCVEILHFCETAKDEWIIFSWDGTNTPSNVICSKLEEEINCPLPLQLEPLPLSREVLCTLPVAGSILRIMFDKVVVKNHLHLLNVDKWVKFMNIHLKVVDGLWLGVFSPQSRLRYTPNEDSLIVERQRLSDEQLFPKPLFITEEVNQDHATPVTLMTVLTHSKVTAKFKCVVRVVAAMPYLAKNLLSSIGKYRMQLTLEDSTARVHAFVTGKDGVRSNFNLSVDFRILGTNYTPCTYSFYSNDVTLYYLVAVTVFNLYSWHLFALDIQTKITILPNYFVICLCSV is encoded by the exons ATGAGTAGTAGAAAGAGAACGGGGATGCGGGAAGGTTACGAGTTTATGCCAATACGAGATGTTGGTAGATCTGTTGGCCAGAAAGCCAAGTTGATTGGGGTTATTCTTGACTTCGGCTTTCCAAAGAAAtccaagggcactg ATTTTTGTTGTTGCCTAAGAATAATTGATGAAACACATCACCAAATCTCCATGGCTATTAACATGTTTGAGGAAAATGTAGAAAGACTTCCCCGTCTTGCTGCTGTCGGGGATGTAGTTGTGCTTTGTTGTGTTGAG ATCCTTCATTTTTGCGAGACTGCTAAAGATGAGTGGATTATATTTTCTTGGGATGGTACTAACACTCCTTCAAATGTCATATGTTCAAA GCTTGAAGAGGAAATTAACTGTCCACTTCCTTTACAACTAGAACCCTTGCCTTTGTCAAGAGAGGTTCTATGTACTTTGCCTGTTGCTGGATCCATCTTGAGGATAATGTTTGATAAAGTCGTTGTGAAAAATCATCTGCACCTTTTAAATGTTGATAAATGGGTCAAATTTATGAATATTCATCTTAAGGTGGTTGATGGACTATGGCTTGGTGTTTTTTCCCCTCAATCAAGACTTCGATATACACCAAATGAGGACAGTCTGATTGTAGAACGTCAAAG GTTGTCTGATGAGCAGTTATTTCCTAAGCCTTTATTTATTACAG AAGAAGTTAATCAAGATCATGCGACTCCTGTTACTTTAATGACTGTCCTCACTCATTCAAAG GTGACCGCTAAATTCAAGTGTGTTGTTCGAGTGGTAGCAGCAATGCCATACCTAGCTAAAAATCTGTTGTCTAGTATTGGGAAATATAGAATGCAGCTAACATTAGAGGATTCAACGGCTAGAGTTCATGCTTTTGTTACTGGCAAGGATGGGGTTAGATCAAATTTTAACTTGTCTGTTGATTTTAGGATTCTCGGCACCAATTACACTCCATGCACTTATAGTTTTTACTCAAATGATGTTACACTTTACTATTTAGTTGCTGTTACTGTTTTCAATTTGTATTCTTGGCATTTATTTGCACTAGACATACAAACAAAGATTACAATTTTGcctaattattttgttatttgtttgtGTTCAGTTTAG
- the LOC114413739 gene encoding ERAD-associated E3 ubiquitin-protein ligase component HRD3A-like, whose translation MGIVCDPYKTMAGPKPKLLFLIVILSLSASVGARPFVLILSQEDYKDDPPADPDSPAEWDEFAHGDAHKSEEDLDPGSWRPIFEPPAGDPQPLPESDAAYYSAVHKLMSGEPALIQDAGEEIAGLAVSGHPAAQSVLGFLWEMGLFRERSKGKAFLYHHFAAEGGNMQSKMALAYSYTRQDMLEKGVKLYGELAEVAVNSFLISKESPVIEAVRLHNGAEENKEALGKSKGEEDEDFQILEYQAQKGNAAAMYKVGLFYYFGLRGLRRDHSKALWWFLKAVEKGEPRSMELLGEIYARGAGVERNYTKALEWLTLASRHHLYSAYNGMGYLYVKGYGVDQKNYTKAKEYFEKAADNDEVGGHYNLGVMYLKGIGVKRDVKLACKFFVLAANHGQPKAFYQLAKIFHTGLGFKKNIPLATALYKLVAERGPWSSLSRWALESYLKGDIGKAFMLYSRMAEMGYEVAQSNAAWILDKYGERSMCMGESGFCTDAERHQRAHSLWWQASEQGNEHAALLIGDAYYYGRGTARDYERAAEAYMHAKSQSNAQAMFNLGYMHEHGQGLPFDLHLAKRYYDEALDHDPAAKLPVTLALSSLWVRKNYADSFVVQVIDSLPELYPKLEAWVENVLLEEGNATILTLFVCLLTVLYLRERQRRQAAVAAGEVAQPNHPNELGVPAAPI comes from the exons ATGGGAATTGTTTGCGATCCGTACAAGACCATGGCTGGCCCCAAGCCCAAGTTGTTGTTCCTGATTGTCATCCTCAGTCTCTCTGCCTCCGTCGGCGCCCGCCCCTTCGTCCTTATCCTCTCCCAGGAAGACTACAAGGACGACCCCCCCGCCGATCCCGACTCGCCCGCCGAGTGGGATGAGTTCGCCCACGGAGACGCCCACAAATCCGAGGAGGACCTCGACCCCGGCTCATGGCGCCCCATCTTCGAGCCTCCCGCCGGAGATCCCCAACCCCTCCCCGAATCCGACGCCGCCTACTACTCCGCCGTCCACAAGCTCATGTCCGGCGAGCCCGCCCTGATCCAGGACGCCGGCGAGGAGATCGCCGGCCTGGCCGTGAGCGGGCACCCTGCGGCGCAATCGGTGCTAGGGTTTTTGTGGGAAATGGGGCTTTTTAGAGAGCGGAGCAAGGGGAAGGCCTTTCTGTACCACCACTTCGCCGCGGAGGGAGGCAACATGCAATCGAAGATGGCATTGGCCTACAGCTACACGAGGCAGGACATGTTGGAGAAAGGTGTAAAGCTGTATGGGGAGTTAGCTGAAGTGGCTGTGAACAGCTTTCTGATATCGAAAGAGTCCCCTGTGATTGAGGCGGTTAGGCTTCACAACGGGGCCGAAGAGAACAAGGAGGCTCTTGGGAAATCGAAGGGGGAAGAGGATGAGGACTTTCAGATACTCGAGTATCAGGCCCAGAAAGGGAATGCTGCTGCCATGTACAAAGTTGGACTCTTTTACTACTTTGGCCTCAGGGGACTGAGGCGCGACCACTCCAAGGCCCTCTGGTGGTTTCTCAAGGCCGTTGAGAAGGGTGAGCCGCGATCCATGGAGCTTCTTGGAGAGATCTATGCCAGAGGAGCAGGTGTTGAGAGAAACTACACCAAGGCATTGGAGTGGCTGACCCTTGCTTCCAGGCACCACCTCTATTCTGCTTACAATGGGATGGGCTATTTGTATGTCAAAGGCTATGGAGTTGACCAAAAGAACTACACCAAGGCCAAAGAGTATTTTGAGAAGGCTGCAGATAATGACGAGGTTGGCGGCCACTACAACCTCGGCGTCATGTATCTCAAGGGCATTGGAGTCAAGAGGGATGTTAAGCTCGCCTGTAAGTTCTTTGTCCTCGCTGCTAACCATGGTCAACCAAAGGCCTTCTACCAGCTCGCTAAGATTTTCCATACTGGTCTTGGCTTCAAGAAGAATATTCCCTTG GCAACTGCACTGTACAAACTAGTTGCAGAGCGGGGTCCATGGAGTTCTTTGTCTAGATGGGCTCTAGAGTCATACTTAAAAGGTGATATTGGCAAGGCATTTATGTTGTATTCAAGAATGGCTGAGATGGGCTATGAGGTCGCACAAAGTAATGCTGCTTGGATTCTTGACAAATATGGGGAACGTAGCATGTGCATGGGTGAATCTGGATTTTGCACTGATGCAGAAAGGCATCAGCGGGCACATTCTCTGTGGTGGCAAGCTTCTGAGCAGGGTAATGAACATGCTGCTTTACTCATTGGAGATGCGTATTACTATGGTCGG GGTACTGCCAGGGATTATGAGCGAGCTGCTGAGGCTTATATGCATGCTAAATCACAATCGAATGCACAAGCCATGTTCAATCTTGGATACATGCATGAGCATGGCCAAGGACTTCCATTTGACCTTCATCTAGCCAAGCGTTACTATGATGAAGCTCTAGACCATGATCCTGCAGCAAAGTTGCCGGTCACACTGGCTCTTTCAAGCTTGTGGGTTCGTAAGAACTATGCTGACAGTTTCGTG GTACAGGTGATTGATTCATTGCCAGAGCTGTATCCTAAATTAGAAGCTTGGGTGGAGAATGTGCTTTTGGAGGAGGGGAATGCTACAATTCTGACCCTCTTTGTATGCCTCCTAACTGTGCTGTATCTCCGTGAGAGGCAACGAAGGCAAGCTGCTGTTGCAGCTGGAGAGGTGGCTCAGCCAAATCACCCCAATGAGCTTGGTGTACCCGCCGCTCCCATCTAG
- the LOC114413738 gene encoding protection of telomeres protein 1b-like isoform X2 yields the protein MSSRKRTGMREGYEFMPIRDVGRSVGQKAKLIGVILDFGFPKKSKGTDFCCCLRIIDETHHQISMAINMFEENVERLPRLAAVGDVVVLCCVEVKSFKGEVNVTFNKRFSSFGLYKGKDGDDLDPYHVSSYFHHVREDESLIVKLRKWLMNFQPHEDSSNFPMLREIKEETSVNLACKILHFCETAKDEWIIFSWDGTNTPSNVICSKLEEEINCPLPLQLEPLPLSREVLCTLPVAGSILRIMFDKVVVKNHLHLLNVDKWVKFMNIHLKVVDGLWLGVFSPQSRLRYTPNEDSLIVERQRLSDEQLFPKPLFITEEVNQDHATPVTLMTVLTHSKVTAKFKCVVRVVAAMPYLAKNLLSSIGKYRMQLTLEDSTARVHAFVTGKDGETLFDGYPSIDELTRKLNRLLGVTGIKDAPRDPPWVSVCLKSYYVSKTDVWGSRNFKIFGIKIVGDT from the exons ATGAGTAGTAGAAAGAGAACGGGGATGCGGGAAGGTTACGAGTTTATGCCAATACGAGATGTTGGTAGATCTGTTGGCCAGAAAGCCAAGTTGATTGGGGTTATTCTTGACTTCGGCTTTCCAAAGAAAtccaagggcactg ATTTTTGTTGTTGCCTAAGAATAATTGATGAAACACATCACCAAATCTCCATGGCTATTAACATGTTTGAGGAAAATGTAGAAAGACTTCCCCGTCTTGCTGCTGTCGGGGATGTAGTTGTGCTTTGTTGTGTTGAG GTAAAATCATTTAAAGGGGAAGTAAATGTTACTTTCAACAAGagattttcctcttttggttTATATAAAGGCAAAGATGGTGATGATTTGGATCCTTATCacgtttcttcttattttcaccACGTACGTGAAGACGAGAGCTTAATAGTTAAGCTTAGAAAATGGCTGATGAATTTTCAGCCTCACGAAG ATTCGAGTAATTTCCCCATGTTAAGAGAAATCAAGGAAGAAACTTCTGTTAATTTGGCATGCAAG ATCCTTCATTTTTGCGAGACTGCTAAAGATGAGTGGATTATATTTTCTTGGGATGGTACTAACACTCCTTCAAATGTCATATGTTCAAA GCTTGAAGAGGAAATTAACTGTCCACTTCCTTTACAACTAGAACCCTTGCCTTTGTCAAGAGAGGTTCTATGTACTTTGCCTGTTGCTGGATCCATCTTGAGGATAATGTTTGATAAAGTCGTTGTGAAAAATCATCTGCACCTTTTAAATGTTGATAAATGGGTCAAATTTATGAATATTCATCTTAAGGTGGTTGATGGACTATGGCTTGGTGTTTTTTCCCCTCAATCAAGACTTCGATATACACCAAATGAGGACAGTCTGATTGTAGAACGTCAAAG GTTGTCTGATGAGCAGTTATTTCCTAAGCCTTTATTTATTACAG AAGAAGTTAATCAAGATCATGCGACTCCTGTTACTTTAATGACTGTCCTCACTCATTCAAAG GTGACCGCTAAATTCAAGTGTGTTGTTCGAGTGGTAGCAGCAATGCCATACCTAGCTAAAAATCTGTTGTCTAGTATTGGGAAATATAGAATGCAGCTAACATTAGAGGATTCAACGGCTAGAGTTCATGCTTTTGTTACTGGCAAGGATGGG GAGACCCTTTTTGATGGTTACCCAAGCATTGATGAGTTGACAAGGAAGCTAAATAGATTACTTGGAGTAACTGGGATAAAGGATGCTCCAAGAGATCCACCATGGGTTAGTGTTTGTCTCAAGTCATATTATGTCTCCAAAACTGATGTATGGGGCAGTAGAAACTTCAAAATATTTGGCATCAAAATAGTAGGCGATACGTGA